The sequence TTCTTATTTTTTTAAAGCAAATTCAGGACCAGGCGATTCAAGAAATTATGGGATGAATCATGCAAAAGGTGATTATTTTATCATTTTAGATTCTGATTGTATTATCCCAAGTCCTTATTTGACCGAAGTTGACCGTTATTTAAATGCTGAATATGTTGATTGTTTTGGAGGTCCAGATGCAGCTTTAGATTCTTTTTCAGATATACAAAAAGCTATTAATATTACCATGACTTCGTTTTTGACAACAGGCGGAATTCGTGGTGGATCTGAGAAATTATCAAAGTTTCAACCAAGGAGTTTTAATATGGGAATTTCCAAAAAAGCATTTGAAGCATCTAAAGGCTTTGGGAAAATTCATCCAGGAGAAGACCCAGATTTGACAATTCGTTTATGGAAATTAGGATTTCAAACCAAATTATTTCCTAAAGCATTTGTCTATCATAAAAGACGTATTGATTGGAAAAAATTTTATACTCAAGTAAATAAGTTCGGAAAAGCACGTCCTATTTTAAATCAACGTTATCCAGAATTTGCAAAAATTACATATTGGTTTCCGACTTTATTTTTGATTTATTTATGTGTTTCTGTTTTTTTGTTATTTTTTAATTACAAAACATTGTTTTTTATCGGAATATTTTATTTTGTATTGTTGTTTGTACAAGCAGTTTATAAAGAACGTAAAATAAAAATTGGTTTCTTAACAATAATTTCAACACTAATTCAGTTTTATGGTTATGGCAAAGGTTTTTTGATTTCTAGTTTTAAACTAAAAGTTTTAAAGCAGAAACCAGAGATTGGAATGCCAGAAATGTTTTTTAGATAATTATGGCAAAAATAATCGGATTAACAGGCGGAATTGGAAGTGGCAAATCAAGTATTATGAAGCATATTGAAACTTTAGGTTATAAAGTTTATTATGCTGATGATGCTGGAAAAAAAGTAATGCAACAAAAAGAAATTATTGATCAAATCGTTTTGTTGTTCGGTTCAGATGTTTTGAATGAGGATTTAACATTAAATCGAAAGAAAATTGCTGAAATCGTATTCGTAGATTCTGATAAATTACAAGCTTTAAATGAAATTGTTCATCCTGCGGTTGCAAAAGATTTTGATAATTTTCTTAAAAATTTAAAAGAAAACGAATTAGTAATAAAAGAAAGCGCCATTTTGTTTGAAAGTAAATCAAATGAAAATTGCGATATAGTTATTTTAATTACAGCTCCTGAAGAAGTGCGTATTCAGCGCGTTATGACTAGAGATAATAGCACTTTTGATGAGGTTAAAATTAGGATTGACAATCAAATATCTGATGAAATTAAAAAAGAAAAATCAGATTATATAATAAATAATTTGACTTTGAATAAATCTTTTGAAGAAATCGCAAAGATTTTGAAAAATATTAATACTATCTGTTGTTAATTTTTCCTTAATTGTTATTTTATTTCAAAATTTTTATGTTAAATTCGCATCGTAAATGAATAAGTTTAGATTTAAGTTTTTAGTAATCATTATGAGTTTATCTCTAATAGGGATAATACTCGTTCAGTTACATTGGATTAATACATCATATCAAAATAACGAAACTCAGTTTAAACATCACGTAACTCAGGTTATAAGTTTAGTTGCTGATAAAATTCAAGATAAAGAGAAGTTAGATTTTTATAAACGTATTATTGATTTAAAAAATCAAACTGGGAAGTACCCAGATAAAAAAGATTTCAAAGAATTTTATTTAGTAGAACGAGATTCAAGAACCAATGATGAAATTATTTATTCAAGTTCAATCGTTTTAGAAGATTATAATCTTAAAGGGAATTTTTTTAACAAAAAAGATGCAAATGTATCTTATAAAAATTTTTCAGCTGATCGCAAAACAGAAGTTTATAAAGGAAAATCTAACGTAGATAATCTGGATTTAGATAACAGT comes from Flavobacterium sp. I3-2 and encodes:
- a CDS encoding glycosyltransferase, giving the protein MNYSFIIPVYNRPDEIDELLESLMNQNFENSFEVVVVEDGSTITCKHIIEKYIHKLDISYFFKANSGPGDSRNYGMNHAKGDYFIILDSDCIIPSPYLTEVDRYLNAEYVDCFGGPDAALDSFSDIQKAINITMTSFLTTGGIRGGSEKLSKFQPRSFNMGISKKAFEASKGFGKIHPGEDPDLTIRLWKLGFQTKLFPKAFVYHKRRIDWKKFYTQVNKFGKARPILNQRYPEFAKITYWFPTLFLIYLCVSVFLLFFNYKTLFFIGIFYFVLLFVQAVYKERKIKIGFLTIISTLIQFYGYGKGFLISSFKLKVLKQKPEIGMPEMFFR
- the coaE gene encoding dephospho-CoA kinase (Dephospho-CoA kinase (CoaE) performs the final step in coenzyme A biosynthesis.), with protein sequence MAKIIGLTGGIGSGKSSIMKHIETLGYKVYYADDAGKKVMQQKEIIDQIVLLFGSDVLNEDLTLNRKKIAEIVFVDSDKLQALNEIVHPAVAKDFDNFLKNLKENELVIKESAILFESKSNENCDIVILITAPEEVRIQRVMTRDNSTFDEVKIRIDNQISDEIKKEKSDYIINNLTLNKSFEEIAKILKNINTICC